A stretch of the Nicotiana tabacum cultivar K326 chromosome 6, ASM71507v2, whole genome shotgun sequence genome encodes the following:
- the LOC107766007 gene encoding tRNAse Z TRZ4, mitochondrial isoform X3, translating to MLGPSSSEVLGQSRISRKYTKTYFVAPKKLLSAQGLQRFCTEHKIKLSKIDHIFLSRVCSETAGGLPGLLLTLAGMGEEGMSVNLWGPSDLKYLVDAMKSFIPNAAMVHARSFGPTVGSVDVSTASSGTSDDLYVPINDEVVKISAVLLRPRYSKVSDTTKEGSSELDDPLVGVNHLAENLLVRRMHSTAEFALKPGDLSVVYICELPEIKGKFDPKKAAALGLRPGPKYRELQLGNSVQSDRQDIMVHPSDVLGPSVPGPIVLVVDCPTPSHLQELSSIHSLTPYYSYPSEESKEMCKKVDCVIHLSSASVTCSTEYQQWMSRFGEAQHIMAGHQPKNIEIPILKSSARIASRLNYLCPQFFPAPGFWSLPQLKRLSSVSKIPSEFSSCQVTAENLLKFHLRPYAQLGLDRSGIPEITSRPKIIEELISEIPEILDASEHITQMLHGNNVTNGGSATMQANKVMIEEPWLHETALPSCLEGVTREDVEIVLLGTGSSQPSKYRNVSSIFVNLFSKGSILLDCGEGTLGQLKRRFGIEGADEAVKDLRCIWISHIHADHHTGLARILALRRDLLNETPHEPLIVVGPRQLKRFLDAYQKLEDLDMQFLDCRHTTEASLKTFESNEDKDVSESACVPSDQKNGSTLFAKGSRMESYWKRPGSPVDSAAVFPLLKTLKEILRDAGLEALISFPVIHCPQAYGAVLKAADRTNSTGKKIPGWKIVYSGDTRPCPELVEASRGATVLIHEATFEDGMVEEAIARNHSTTQEAIEVGDSAGAYRIILTHFSQRYPKIPVFDETHMHKTCIAFDMMSVNLADLPMLPRVLPYLKLLFRDEMIADDIDVATVAI from the exons TCTAGGACAGAGCAGAATAAGCAGAAAGTACACTAAGACTTATTTCGTTGCACCTAAAAAACTTCTTTCTGCTCAGGGATTGCAACGCTTCTGCACAGAGCACAAAATTAAGCTGTCAAAG ATAGATCACATATTTCTATCACGGGTCTGCTCGGAAACTGCCGGTGGACTGCCAG GTCTTTTATTGACTTTGGCTGGCATGGGAGAAGAAGGAATGTCT GTCAATTTATGGGGTCCTTCTGATCTCAAGTACTTGGTCGATGCAATGAAATCATTCATCCCAAATGCCGCCATGGTCCATGCACGGAGTTTTGGCCCAACTGTTGGATCAGTTGATGTTAGTACTGCTTCTTCAGGGACGAGTGATGATCTCTATGTTCCTATTAACGATGAGGTTGTCAAAATATCTGCTGTTCTGTTGCGACCACGTTACTCAAAAGTGTCTGACACAACAAAGGAAGGATCCTCTGAGCTGGATGATCCTCTAGTTGGTGTCAATCATTTGGCAGAGAACCTTTTAGTGCGGAGGATGCATTCCACAGCTGAATTTGCATTAAAGCCTGGGGATCTTTCTGTGGTTTATATTTGTGAGTTGCctgaaattaagggaaaattTGACCCCAAAAAGGCTGCTGCTCTTGGGTTGAGGCCTGGCCCAAAATACCGTGAATTGCAACTTGGGAATTCAGTACAGTCGGATCGCCAAGATATCATG GTTCATCCCAGTGATGTATTGGGGCCGTCTGTTCCTGGTCCTATTGTACTCGTTGTTGACTGCCCAACACCATCTCATCTGCAAGAATTGTCGTCTATACATTCTCTTACTCCATATTATTCATATCCATCCGAAGAATCCAAGGAAATGTGCAAAAAAGTTGATTGTGTGATACACCTTAGTTCTGCTTCAGTAACATGTTCAACTGAATATCAGCAATGGATGTCAAGATTTGGTGAGGCGCAGCACATCATGGCAGGACATCAGCC GAAGAATATTGAAATTCCAATTCTGAAGTCGAGTGCAAGAATAGCCTCAAGACTGAATTATTTGTGCCCTCAATTCTTTCCTGCGCCTGGTTTTTGGTCCCTTCCACAGTTGAAGCGCTTATCCTCAGTCTCTAAGATCCCAAGTGAG ttcTCTTCATGTCAAGTTACGGCAGAGAACCTCCTCAAG TTTCATCTTCGTCCATATGCGCAGCTTGGGTTAGACAGATCTGGTATTCCTGAAATTACTTCTCGTCCAAAAATCATAGAAGAGTTAATATCAGAAATTCCTGAAATATTAGATGCTTCTGAACATATTACCCAGATGTTGCATGGCAACAATGTTACAAATGGAGGCAGTGCGACTATGCAGGCGAACAAAGTTATGATCGAAGAGCCCTGGTTGCATGAAACTGCATTACCTAGTTGTTTGGAAGGTGTAACAAGAGAAGACGTGGAGATTGTTCTTCTTGGAACTGGTTCATCTCAGCCTTCAAAATATCGGAATGTTAGTTCTATTTTTGTCAATCTTTTCTCAAAGGGAAGTATTCTGTTAGATTGTGGTGAAGGAACATTGGGACAGCTCAAAAGAAG ATTTGGCATTGAAGGTGCTGATGAAGCCGTAAAAGATTTAAGGTGTATTTGGATTTCTCATATTCATGCTGATCATCATACTGGTCTTGCAAGAATACTTGCTCTCCGACGCGATTTGCTCAATGAAACTCCTCATGAACCTTTAATTGTTGTGGGCCCAAGGCAGCTTAAGAGATTCCTCGATGCATACCAAAAACTCGAGGATCTGGATATGCAGTTCCTTGATTGTAGGCATACTACAGAAGCTTCATTAAAGACTTTCGAGTCAAATGAAGATAAGGATGTGAGTGAGAGTGCATGTGTACCAAGTGACCAAAAGAATGGTTCTACCTTATTTGCTAAAGGGAGCCGTATGGAGAGTTATTGGAAGAGGCCAGGCAGTCCGGTTGATTCAGCGGCTGTATTCCCATTGCTGAAGACATTAAAGGAAATTCTCAGAGACGCAGGATTGGAGGCATTGATTAGCTTTCCTGTTATTCATTGTCCACAAGCATATGGCGCTGTCTTGAAGGCTGCTGATAGGACTAATAGCACTGGGAAGAAGATACCAGGATGGAAAATTGTATACTCTGGTGACACTAGGCCGTGTCCAGAACTAGTTGAAGCTTCGCGTGGTGCAACGGTTCTCATACACGAG GCTACCTTTGAAGATGGCATGGTGGAGGAAGCCATAGCAAGAAATCATAGCACAACACAGGAAGCCATCGAAGTAGGGGACTCTGCTGGAGCATATCGTATCATCCTCACTCACTTCAGTCAAAGATACCCTAAAATTCCAGTTTTTGATGAAACACACATGCACAAAACATGCATTGCTTTTGATATGATGAGTGTTAACTTAGCAGACCTACCCATGCTTCCAAGAGTTCTTCCATATCTTAAACTGCTATTTCGTGATGAAATGATAGCTGATGATATCGATGTTGCTACAGTAGCtatttga